ATGAGGGTCTGGCCGCCGGCGAACTGGTACTCGGCCGCCTCTTGAACAGCCAGGTCGAGGTCGTCCTGGACCAGGTTATCTTTGAACAGCATCGCATTCCGGCGCACCTGACCCAGGTTCTGCATGGTGATTTTGCGCTCGCTCAGTCCCCTGAGCACGCCCGAGTCCGGCGGCTGGTGCCAGCACATGATGTCGATCGTCAGATGCACGTGGGACATGGTGCCGCCGATCTGGTCGGCGTCAATCGGCCCCAAGACGGTATTGAGTGTTGCCATTGCTGCCCTCCTTTGCTGTCAACGGTCCGGCCGTCACAATCGGAGTACGGCCTACACCTGCCGGGCGCGTTCCACAATCGGGGCCAGGCTCTTGACCGCTTCGACCCCGCTGCCCGTGGCGGCTGCCGCAGCCAGGACTACCAGCCGGCTCAGGCCGGCGTCCGCATAGGCCCTCATCGTATCAAGCGTCGGCCCGTCCCCCTGGGCCATGAGCAGGGTGGAAAACTCCAGGCTGTCCGGGTCGCGGCCGGCTTCCCTGGCCAGGCGCTTGATTTCGGGAATCGACTCGGCGGCCTGCTCAGGACTCAGATTGCCCGGACACCAGCCGTCGGCGTACTGGGCCACCCGCTTGACGGCGTATTTGGGATCGTGGGCGCCGAGCAGAATCGGCGGGTAGGGNNNNNNNNNNNNNNNNNNNNNNNNNNNNNNNNNNNNNNNNNNNNNNNNNNNNNNNNNNNNNNNNNNNNNNNNNNNNNNNNNNNNNNNNNNNNNNNNNNNNNNNNNNNNNNNNNNNNNNNNCCCATGATCTCGGCCTCTTCCGGAAACCAGCCCGCCCCCGCGCCAAGGATTACGCGGCCGTTCGAGTACAGGTCGAGCGTGGCCACCGCCTTGGCGGTGGTGATGGTGTCGCGTTCCGGTAGCAGGCAGATGCCGGTGCCGAGTTTGATGCGGCTGGTCGCCTGCGCCGCAGCCGCCAGGGCGACGAACGGGTCGGCCAGATGGGCGTAAAAGTCCGGCACCTTGCCGTCGGGCGAGCGGGGATAGTAGGTCGTATAGCTGGCCGGAATGACCAGATGCTCGGCCACCCAAAACGACTCAAAGCCGAGATTCTCAGCCGTCTGGGCAATCGCCCCCGGTTCACCCGAGTGTTCTGTCAGAAATGCCGAAACACCGATGCGCATACCTGCTCCTTTCTGCTTGGCCTGGATGTTGTCTGGCACGGCCAAGCCTAGCACAGCCGGACCAAAGCCGAGAAGAGGACGCCCCGCAGGTTTGTGTTGGCCAGACGCCTCGGTTATAGTCGGCCCATGTTACAGGCCGGTGGGGTGACGATTCATTTTTTGAACGCGGGCTTCTGGTATGACGACGGCGGCGCCCAGTTCGGCATCGTGCCGCGCGAGCTGTGGTCACGAGAAAAGCCGCCCAACGCCCGCAACCGGATCAAGATGAGTCTGACCTGCCCGCTGATCGTCTGCGGACAGGATGTGATCCTGGTCGATACCGGGATCGGCAACCGGCTGAGCGAACGTGAGGTTCAGATCTATACCCCCGACCCGGCCGACAGGCTGGTCAAGGGCTTGGACGCTCTCGGCCTGGCCCCCCAGGATGTGACCCACGTGGTCTTGTCGCACCTGCACTTCGACCACGTCGGCGGGCTGATCGACAAGACGGCCGAGGGCGAGGCGCGCCCGATTTTCAGCCAGGCCCAGGTCGTGATCCAGCGGGCCGAGTGGGAGCTGGCTACCCAGCCCCCGGACGAGCGTCTGGCTGCGGCCTACCGACACGCCCCGGAGTGCCTGCACCCGCTCAGGCGGGTCGAACTCCTCGACGGTGATACACAGCTGACGACCGAGGTCCGCACTGCGGTCTCGGGCGGGCACACGGCCCCGCACCAGTGCGTGATCGTCGAAGCCGGCGGCACCGGGCTGATTCATCTGGCCGACATTGTGCCGACCACCTCGCACCTGCGGCCAGCCTGGAACGCCGCCTATGATACCGACCCACTGGCGACTATTGCGGCCAAGAAGCGCTTTTTTGCCGAGGCCCAGGCCGGAAACCTGTGGGTCTCGTTCTCGCACGATGACACAGTTGCGGCCGGTCGCCTTGCCCCTCAAACGGGCAAAAAGCCGGAGTTGGCGGAGACCATACCGCTTGCTGACTCGCCAGGAAAGGAAGGCGTATGACGTCTCTCACACCAGCAATCGCCGGCGTTCGGCTCCCGTTCTGTCTGATGAATGCCGCCGGGGCGCTTTCGACCAGCCGCGAAGAGCTGTTGGCCCTGGCCCGGTCCGAGGCCGGGGCAGTGGTCACCAAGTCGATCACCACCGCTCCGTTTGAAGATCCGGGAGCCCGGTGTGGCCTGGAGAATCCGGGCTATGCCGCCTATGTCGAATGGCTGCCCGACATCCTGGCTGCCGGCAAACCGGTCATCGCCAGTGTGGCGGGCTTCAGTGTAGCCGAGTATAGCGAGACGGCCGGGGCGCTGGTCCGGGCCGGAGCCAGCCTGATCGAGATCAATCTCAACGATCCCCATGTCCACACCCATCTCAATCCGTTTCGTTCGGCCGGGTTTCTGAGCGAGACGCTGGCGGCCCTGCGCCGGGCGGTATCGGCGCCGCTGGCGGTCAAGCTGCCGCCGGGGCTTCCCCTGCCGCTGACCGACGTGGCGGCCGCGCTGCTCGAAGCCGGGGTGCCGGCCGCCATCTGTCACAACGCCGCGACCGCCGGCGGTCCGTCCCAGGCCCAGACCGTGCTGCACGCCTCGGCTGGGAAACTTGATGTGATCGGGGTTGGCAGCGTGTCCACGGCCGCCGAGGCGGTGGCGGTGCTGCGGACCGGCATCAAGGCGGTGCAGATGGGCTCGGCCGTGGTTAGAGAGGGCGTGGGGGTGTTTGCTCGGCTCAAACACGAGCTGGCTGCTGGCGACGAGCGGCCCAACTCCGAGCTGGCCGCCTCCTGAGCCTTCCGGCCGGCCGAGGTTTCGCATGGCGTACGCCACTACCATCCGCTCCGAGCGTTTTGTGTTTGCCGATCTACGCGAGGTGCTGGCCAAGGCCAATGAGGACAAGTCGGGTGATCGTCTGGCCGGGATCGCGGCACGGTCCGAACAGGAACGGGTTGCCGCCAAATGGGTCCTGGCCGACATTCCCCTGGCCGACATTCTGGCCCAGCCGCTGATCGATCCCGACCGGGACGCGGTCAGCCGCCTGCTGCTGGACAGCCTCGACCACACGGCTTTTCAGGAGCTGGCCCCTTTGACGGTCGGTGAGTTTCGGGAATACCTGCTGGACGAGGCAGCTGGTCAGGAAGAGCTTGGCCGTCTGCACTGGGCGATCCCGCCCGAGGTCGCGGCTGCGGTGGCCAAACTGATGAGCAATAAGGACTTGGTGCTGGCTGCGGCCAAAATTCGGACCGTCACCCGCTGTCGCAATACCATGGGACAGGCCGGGGTGCTGGGCATTCGTCTTCAGCCCAACCATCCCAGCGACGACCTGGGCGGGATTCTATTGTCAGCCGTGGACGGTCTGCTGTTCGGCTGCGGGGATGCGGTCATCGGCGTCAACCCGGCCACCGAGTCGGTTGACACCGTGTCGGCCATTCTGCACAGCCTGGACCGGCTGATCGAGACCTATCAGATTCCGACCCAGGCCTGCTGTCTGGCCCATATCAGCACCCAGCTGGCCAGCCTGGAGCGCGGCGCACCGGTCGATCTGCTGTTCCAGTCGATTGCCGGGACCGAGGCGGCCAACGCCAGCTTCGGCATCACGCTCGAGCTGCTGCGCGAAGGCCGCCAACGGGTGTTGGAGCAGCATCGTAGGCGCGAGGTGGCGTGGGTCGGGAATAATGTGATGTATTTTGAGACCGGCCAGGGCAGCGCCCTGTCGGCCGACGCCCACCACGGGGTCGATCAGCTGAGCCTGGAAGCCCGGACGTATGGGCTGGCGCGAGTGTTTGAGCCGTTTCTGGTCAACAGCGTGGTGGGCTTTATCGGTCCTGAATACCTGGCCGACGAGCGCCAGATCGTCCGTGCCGGATTGGAAGACCACTTCATGGGCAAGCTGCTCGGCCTGCCGATGGGCTGTGACGTGTGCTACACCAACCATGCGGACGCCGATCAGAACTCGGCCGATAATCTGCTGCTGCTGTTGGCTGCGGCCGGGTGCAACTATTTCATGGGCGTGCCGGGCGCAGACGACATCATGCTCAACTATCAATCGACCAGTTTTCATGACGCCCTCGGCGTGCGACGCCTGTTTCAGCTCAGACCCGCCCCGGAGTTTCTGGCCTGGCTGGAGCAGACCGGCCTCTTTCACCACGGCCAGCCCGTCCAGACCGACAGCCCGATCCGTCGCCAGCTCGTTCACAGTGTACGGGCGATTGAGGCTGGGCTGGGGGGAGGCAGCGCAGCATGAAACCTCCGGCTCGGGCAGACTCCGACCGGGCGGCCGATCTCATCCGCGCCGTCCGCCAGCGGACGCCCGCCCGCGTTCTGATCGGCCGGGCTGGACCCGCCTATCGGACCCATACCCAGCTGGCTCTGCGCCGCGATCACGCAGCCGCTCTGGACGCAGTCCAGACCGAGCTTGATCTGGCCCGCGACCTTGCTCCCGAACTGGTCAAGCGCTGGGGACTGTTTATGGTGACGACCTGTGCGGAGGACAAAACCGACTACCTGCTGCGGCCGGACTTGGGGCGGCGTTTGAGCCCGCCGGCTCGCCAGCTTATACAGGAGCGCTGTCCGCGCCGG
This genomic window from Desulfurellaceae bacterium contains:
- a CDS encoding LLM class flavin-dependent oxidoreductase, translating into PYPPILLGAHDPKYAVKRVAQYADGWCPGNLSPEQAAESIPEIKRLAREAGRDPDSLEFSTLLMAQGDGPTLDTMRAYADAGLSRLVVLAAAAATGSGVEAVKSLAPIVERARQV
- a CDS encoding LLM class flavin-dependent oxidoreductase — its product is MRIGVSAFLTEHSGEPGAIAQTAENLGFESFWVAEHLVIPASYTTYYPRSPDGKVPDFYAHLADPFVALAAAAQATSRIKLGTGICLLPERDTITTAKAVATLDLYSNGRVILGAGAGWFPEEAEIMG
- a CDS encoding MBL fold metallo-hydrolase, translated to MLQAGGVTIHFLNAGFWYDDGGAQFGIVPRELWSREKPPNARNRIKMSLTCPLIVCGQDVILVDTGIGNRLSEREVQIYTPDPADRLVKGLDALGLAPQDVTHVVLSHLHFDHVGGLIDKTAEGEARPIFSQAQVVIQRAEWELATQPPDERLAAAYRHAPECLHPLRRVELLDGDTQLTTEVRTAVSGGHTAPHQCVIVEAGGTGLIHLADIVPTTSHLRPAWNAAYDTDPLATIAAKKRFFAEAQAGNLWVSFSHDDTVAAGRLAPQTGKKPELAETIPLADSPGKEGV
- a CDS encoding ethanolamine ammonia-lyase subunit EutB, with protein sequence MAYATTIRSERFVFADLREVLAKANEDKSGDRLAGIAARSEQERVAAKWVLADIPLADILAQPLIDPDRDAVSRLLLDSLDHTAFQELAPLTVGEFREYLLDEAAGQEELGRLHWAIPPEVAAAVAKLMSNKDLVLAAAKIRTVTRCRNTMGQAGVLGIRLQPNHPSDDLGGILLSAVDGLLFGCGDAVIGVNPATESVDTVSAILHSLDRLIETYQIPTQACCLAHISTQLASLERGAPVDLLFQSIAGTEAANASFGITLELLREGRQRVLEQHRRREVAWVGNNVMYFETGQGSALSADAHHGVDQLSLEARTYGLARVFEPFLVNSVVGFIGPEYLADERQIVRAGLEDHFMGKLLGLPMGCDVCYTNHADADQNSADNLLLLLAAAGCNYFMGVPGADDIMLNYQSTSFHDALGVRRLFQLRPAPEFLAWLEQTGLFHHGQPVQTDSPIRRQLVHSVRAIEAGLGGGSAA